The proteins below come from a single Cervus elaphus chromosome 4, mCerEla1.1, whole genome shotgun sequence genomic window:
- the IRGC gene encoding interferon-inducible GTPase 5, with the protein MATSKLPAVSGEETTILMAKEELEALRTAFESGDISQAASRLRELLASSDCTRLEVGVTGESGAGKSSLINALRGLGAEDPDAALTGVVETTIEPSPYPHPQFPDVTLWDLPGAGSPGCSADKYLKQVDFGRYDFFLLVSPRRCGAVESRLASEILRQGKKFYFVRTKVDEDLAATRMQRPSGFSEGAVLHEIREHCAERLRGAGVHDPRVFLVSNLSPARYDFPLLMSTWEHDLPAHRRHAGLLSLPDISLEALQKKKDMLQEQVLKTALVSGVIQALPVPGLAAAYDDALLIRSLRGYHRSFGLDDDSLAKLAEQVGKQAGDLRSVIRSPLANEVSPETVLRLYSQSSDGAMRVARAFEKGIPVFGTLVAGGISFGTVYTMLQGCLNEMAEDAQRVRIKALEEEEEDPQPDVSLEAAGDNGVEKRGSGEGSMEEAPLSTRRKLGLLLKYILDSWKKRDLSEDK; encoded by the coding sequence ATGGCTACTTCGAAGTTGCCAGCGGTGTCCGGGGAGGAGACCACCATCCTCATGGCCAAGGAAGAGCTGGAGGCCCTGCGCACCGCCTTCGAGTCGGGCGACATCTCCCAGGCCGCTTCCCGCCTCCGGGAGCTGCTGGCCTCCTCGGACTGCACCCGGCTGGAGGTGGGCGTCACAGGCGAATCGGGGGCCGGCAAGTCGTCCCTCATCAACGCCCTTCGCGGCCTGGGCGCCGAGGACCCCGACGCGGCCCTCACCGGCGTGGTGGAGACCACAATAGAGCCTTCGCCCTACCCGCACCCGCAGTTTCCAGACGTGACCCTGTGGGACCTGCCAGGGGCTGGCTCTCCCGGCTGCTCGGCCGACAAGTACCTGAAGCAGGTGGACTTCGGCCGCTACGATTTCTTCCTGCTCGTCTCGCCCCGCCGCTGCGGCGCGGTGGAGAGCCGCCTGGCCTCCGAGATCCTGCGCCAGGGCAAGAAGTTCTATTTCGTGCGCACCAAGGTGGACGAGGACCTGGCGGCCACGCGCATGCAGCGGCCCTCGGGCTTCAGCGAGGGGGCGGTCCTGCACGAGATCCGTGAGCACTGCGCAGAGCGGCTGCGCGGGGCCGGCGTCCACGACCCGCGCGTCTTCCTGGTGTCCAACCTCTCACCCGCGCGCTACGACTTCCCGCTGCTCATGTCCACCTGGGAGCACGATCTGCCCGCTCACCGGCGCCACGCCGGCCTGCTGTCGCTGCCGGACATCTCTCTGGAGGCCCTGCAGAAGAAGAAGGACATGCTCCAGGAGCAGGTGCTCAAGACGGCCCTGGTGTCCGGGGTCATCCAGGCCCTGCCCGTGCCCGGGCTGGCGGCCGCCTACGACGACGCGCTGCTCATCCGCTCGCTGCGCGGCTACCACCGCAGCTTCGGCCTGGACGACGACTCGCTGGCCAAGCTGGCCGAGCAGGTGGGCAAACAGGCGGGGGACCTGCGCTCCGTCATCCGCTCCCCGCTGGCCAACGAGGTCTCCCCCGAGACGGTCCTGCGGCTCTACTCCCAGTCGTCCGATGGTGCCATGAGGGTGGCCCGGGCCTTTGAGAAGGGTATTCCCGTGTTCGGGACGCTGGTGGCCGGCGGCATCAGCTTCGGAACCGTCTACACCATGCTTCAGGGCTGCCTCAACGAGATGGCCGAGGATGCCCAGCGCGTCCGCATcaaggccctggaggaggaggaggaggaccctCAGCCCGATGTCAGCCTGGAGGCGGCTGGTGACAACGGTGTGGAGAAGCGGGGGTCCGGGGAGGGGAGCATGGAGGAAGCCCCGCTCTCGACCCGCCGGAAGCTTGGCCTCCTCCTTAAGTACATTCTGGACAGCTGGAAGAAGCGAGACTTGTCTGAAGACAAATGA
- the LOC122692774 gene encoding interferon-inducible GTPase 5-like, with the protein MVKPLPPSSKSSSPEDRELGVRQPMAREVFQSCLSQCKILELSKDTRALKEAFEAGDLPAVAAKLQSTLHSLENVRLDIGVTGGMGSGKSTFVNAIRGLGDEDPNSARTGVVEMTVDPTPYPHPKYPNVVFWDLPGVGTPAFRADKYFQRVQLFRYDFFLIITSESFTTDLTELAREILRWGKRFYYIRSKVDVDITASRSRRPSSFSEERVLNQIRDDCVQRLEAQGLRDPEVFLLSMFDLGKYDFRLLEESMVRDLESQKRHAFLVALPNVSKPTLERKAASLRQHIWLVATVACGANPRPVPGLPEVACDLYMLTRALEGYRHSFGLDGGSLVRLAEQTGQPLHKILQALQGPKTKVTEALVAELLGQASGDASAFSQKLLNVPILGSLASCSLSFATVYWMLRTSLDVAVSDAQSVLVQASLNSPDRRLPDGSDQWSQPGA; encoded by the exons ATGGTAAAACCCCTGCCCCCTTCCTCAAA GTCATCAAGTCCTGAAGACAGAGAACTAGGGGTCAGGCAGCCCATGGCCAGAGAGGTCTTCCAATCATGCCTCAGCCAGTGCAAGATCCTGGAGCTCTCAAAGGACACCAGGGCCCTGAAGGAGGCCTTTGAGGCGGGGGACCTGCCAGCAGTCGCCGCCAAGTTACAATCTACGCTTCATTCTCTGGAGAACGTCCGGCTGGACATCGGTGTCACCGGGGGGATGGGCTCAGGCAAGTCCACCTTCGTCAACGCCATCCGGGGGCTGGGGGACGAGGACCCCAACTCAGCCCGCACGGGCGTGGTGGAAATGACCGTGGACCCCACACCATACCCACATCCCAAGTACCCCAATGTCGTCTTCTGGGACCTGCCGGGTGTCGGCACCCCCGCCTTCCGGGCTGACAAATACTTCCAGCGGGTACAGCTCTTCCGGTATGACTTCTTCCTCATCATTACCTCCGAGAGCTTCACCACCGACCTCACCGAGCTGGCTCGCGAGATCCTGCGATGGGGCAAGCGCTTCTACTACATTCGCTCCAAGGTGGACGTGGACATCACAGCCTCCCGCAGCCGCCGCCCCAGCTCCTTCTCAGAGGAGAGGGTGCTCAACCAGATCCGGGACGACTGTGTGCAGCGGCTGGAGG CACAGGGACTCAGGGACCCCGAGGTCTTCCTGCTGTCCATGTTCGACCTGGGCAAGTATGACTTCCGCCTGCTGGAGGAGTCGATGGTGAGGGACCTTGAGAGTCAAAAGCGGCATGCGTTCCTGGTGGCCCTGCCCAACGTCTCCAAGCCCACACTGGAGCGGAAGGCGGCCTCGCTGAGGCAGCACATCTGGCTGGTGGCCACGGTGGCCTGCGGGGCCAACCCAAGGCCCGTGCCAGGCCTGCCGGAGGTGGCGTGTGACCTATACATGCTCACCCGGGCCCTGGAGGGTTACCGCCACAGCTTCGGCCTGGACGGGGGATCCCTGGTCAGGCTGGCGGAGCAGACGGGCCAGCCCTTGCACAAGATCCTGCAGGCGCTACAGGGCCCGAAGACCAAGGTCACCGAGGCGCTGGTGGCGGAGCTGCTGGGTCAGGCCTCTGGGGACGCCTCGGCCTTCAGCCAGAAGCTCCTCAACGTGCCCATCCTGGGCTCCCTGGCCTCCTGCAGCCTGTCCTTCGCCACCGTCTACTGGATGCTCCGCACCTCCCTGGACGTGGCTGTCAGTGATGCCCAGAGCGTGCTGGTTCAGGCCTCCCTCAACAGCCCCGACCGCAGGCTCCCGGATGGATCGGATCAGTGGTCCCAGCCCGGCGCCTAG